Below is a window of Chthoniobacterales bacterium DNA.
ACGATCAACGAGGAGCCGCTCGACGTGATGGCCGTCGCCACGCAGCCGCAGTCCGACTTCCGCTTCCGCGAAGTGCCGGAAAGCGTGAGCTTCCTGCTGCGCTACCCATCCGGCGTGCTCGCCGCGTGCGAGTGTTCCTTCGGCTCGGCCCGGCTTTCCCATTACCAGGTGCTTTGCTCGAAGGGCACGATCTCGATGGACCCTGCATTCTCCTACCGCGGCCTCCGGCTCCGCACGCAGCGCGAACTCTCCGCCGGTCCCGAGGAGAGCCAGCGCTTCCTCGAGCCGGTGGATCAATTCGCCGCCGAGATGGACGCCTTTTCGCGGAGCATTCAGCGCAACGATCCCTTCCCCACCCCGGGCGAAATGGGACTGCGCGACATGCGCATCGTTCTCGCCGTCCTCGAGTCGGCCCGTCTCGGGGGCCAGCCCGTGAAGGTCGCCTGACGATCGGCCCGACCCGGCGGCGATCCTTGGCAAACGCGCACTTGCGCTCCCGCGGCACTTGTCGCACCCTGCCGACCATCGCCGCAAAAGACCGTTCATGAAATTCTCGCCATCCCGTCTTCTTTCCCCGGCCGCCCTGGCCGTCGTCGCTCTCGCCCTCGGCGCCTGCGCCACCGTGGAGCCCTCCGGCCACCGCACGTCCTTCACTTACGATCCCGCCGTCACCCCGGCGAAGAATCCGCACAACATCAGGCTCGCGCTCAGCACAAGCGCCCAGCGTCTCTACGTCGTCGAGAACGGCACCGTCCTCCTCGCCACCCCGGTGTCCGTCGGCAAGCCTTCCGATCCGACCCCGCACGGAAACTTCACGATCTACTCGAAGCAGGCGACGAAGCGCCGCGTAAGCGAGCCCGGTTCCGGTTACCCGATGACCTACTGGATGGAATTCAAGTCCGCCTACGGCATCCACTGGGGTTTTGTGAAGCCCGTGCCCTGCACGCACGGCTGCGTGCGCACGCCGCTGAAGGCCGTGAAGAAGATCTACGCGATGATCCCGGTCGGCACGCCGATCAACATCTCCACCACGCAACCGTGGGATGCCACCATCGGCAAGCAACTGCCCGTCCTCGACGACAGCCGTCTGCCTGATCCGCCGATGGCTTACCTGCTCAGCCCAAAAGTCTTCGCCGACGCGCAGCAGGGCAAGATGTGGAACTTCTAGGCGATCGCACGATCGACTTGGAAAACCCTTCCCAATCGGCCGCCGTGGAAACCTCCCGGCGGCCGATTTTCTTTTTCACGGCGGTCCCGGCCTCAGGATTCGAGCACCGGGTGGTGCAGCGCAGGGTGGTGGCTGTGCATCTCGAAGATGTCGACCGAGTCCGGCGTCGTGAAGTCGAGCTGGCCCGCCTCGCGCTCGAGCTTCGTGCAGGAATTCTCCGCAGCTTCCGCCTGGGCGTTGAGGAGCCTGGCGAGCAGGCGGAACCCCTCCGGCGAGCCGGACAGATAAATGGCCCGTTTGCCGGAGTAAGTCGCGCCCGTCAGGATGCGCAGCGCGCTGGAAACATTCGCGTGGTCGGTGAGGATTTGATGGGACGTATTCATGGGGAAGGTTCGTTTGCCAAACTTTCGCCCAAGATTCGCCGTGCGAAAGCGGTTTTCCGACGCTTCCTTCAGAGGGCGCGATATTGCAGGATGCCCCTGGCAATCTGCGTGGCCAGCGCCTGCCGGTAATCCTTGCTCCGGGCCAGCGCGGTATCCTGCGGATTCGTGAGGAAGCCGCACTCCACGAGGGCGGAAACGAGCTTGTTCTTGCGCAGCACGTAGAACGTCGCGGGCTTCACGCCGCGATTCTCGCCCTTCGTCGTTGTCATCGCGCATCGTTGGATGCAGCGCGCGAGCACCGCCCCTTTCGAGGAGTTGTAGAATGCCTCGATGCCACACGCCCCCCGCCGCAGGCCCGAGTTGAAGTGAATGCTCACGAAGATCGCATTCCGCTGGGCGTTTGCGATTGCCACCCGCTGCGGCAGCGGGACGAACACGTCGGACGAACGCGTCATCACCGTGCGCAGCCCCGCCCGCTTCAGGCACGCCTGCACCCGCAGGGCCACGTCCAGGGCCACGTTCTTCTCGGGAATGATGTTCGAGGGAATGCCGCCGGCATCGTGCCCGCCATGCCCCGCATCGATCACCACGGTCGAGAAGGCGGCGCGGCCGCTCGCGGCCATCGCAAGGAGGTAAATCGCGAACAAAAACGACCTCATCAGCATGAGAGCGTTTGTAACGCTTTTCGGGATGAACGGCAGCCTTCTTTGCGACCAATTTCCGTTCATCACTCTCGCCGTTCGACCGCGAAAGACGACCTATGAATCTGAATTATTCATATTGCGAATCGTCCAGGAATTTGCATTAAATGGCCTCATGAAAAACCTACTGGCAAAACCCCTTGTTTGCGCGACGATCGCCACCCTTCTCTGCTCGCCGGCAGCCCTCGCGAAGAGCAACCAACTGTTTGCGTTCGCCGGGAACTATTCCGGCCTCGTCAGCCTCGCGTCTCCCGGCGGCACCAGCGCCGGCACGGCTGTCGTCGTCATCAAAGTGCCGAAAAACGGAAAGTCGGCTTTCATCAGCTATGCCGCGACGATCGACTCCGGCGGGTCGACCTCGGTGCTCCCGGCCGACTTCACGCTGGCCAAGAATAAAACCATGTCGACGACGGACCTCGGCATCGGCATTGCCGGCACAAACAACGCCCACCCCGGCACCGGCAACTGGTCCCAGAAAAAGCGGAAGCTCACGATGTTTGCCACCAACGGCGACATGAATCTCACTGGCATCGGCGTCGTGAAAGATTCGCGCAAGAAACGGAAACTCACCCTCACCCTCGTGTCGTCCGATGCCGGCGGCTCGAATGTCTTCACGACCGTTCTCAGTGCGAAGAAGCCGAAGGTGAACAAGTAACCTTCGCAAAAGCTCCCGCCCCTCTTCCGGTCGATCGCCGGCCGGAAGAGCGCCCGATCCAACGGGAGCCTTCTCCGGATCCGTCGATCCGGAAACCTTTCACAGGACCTGACCGAAGCTCACGTCGTAGCCGTCGAGATCCTGGATCCCAAACTCCCGGCAGCCGTAGGGCTGGGTGCAGGGGCCGTAGTCGATCGTGGCGCCCCGGGAGACGAACTCCGCGTGGAGGGCGTCGGCATCCGAGACCCAGAAATAGGCCTGGCAGAGCTTGGGCGAGACGGTCCAATGCGGGACGACGTGGGCCGGATTCTCGGCCTGCTTGAGCATGAGATACATGCCGTCGCGATGCAGGATCACGAAGGACGGCGGTTCGCCGTAAAATTCGTCATCCGCAAAACCGAGCGCATCCCGGTAGTGCGCCGCCGCGGCGAAGACGTCCCGCACGAGAAAGACCGGCGCGCTGGCGGTGAGCTTCGGTGTTTGCGGATTCATCGCGGATCAGCCTTCGGAGACGGCCTCTCGCATTTTCTTCTCCTCCTTGCGGGAGATGCGGCGTGGCTCGGGCTGGAGCTCGTAAAGGACGGCGTCGGCGACGGTGCGAGCCGCGGCGGGACGTCCGAGGCGACGACAATTCGCGGCCATGTAGGCAAGACGCTCGGGATCGTTGAGGAGCGTCGAAAGCTTGTGCGCGAGGAGCGTGACCTCGGTGCATTTGATGGCGGCGCCGTTCTCGAGCAGCATGTCGGCATTGCGTTCCTCCTGCCCGCCGATGGGATCGAGAATCACCATGGGCAGCCCGCTCGCTAGGGCTTCGGCGGTCGTGAGGCCGCCCGGTTTCGTGAGGATGAGTGTGGCGATGCCCATCAGCTCGCGCATCTCGGTCGTATAGCCGAGGACGTGAAAGCGCCCGCGATCGTCCGAGGTCATCTCGGCGATCTGGTTCTTCAGGTCTTCGTTGCGGCCGCAGATCACGACGACCTGGAAAGCCGCGTCGGCGTCCGTCATGCCGAGCAGGCGCTTGACGACCGCCGCTGCGGGGCTGAGACCGAGCGTGCCACCGGCCAGGAGAAGCACGGGACGGGCGGGATCGAGTCCATGCCGGGCGAAAACGGCGTCGCGATCGACGGATTGCTCGAAGGCGGGATCGATCGGGATTCCCGAGACCGTGATGCGGTCGGCGGGAAGG
It encodes the following:
- a CDS encoding L,D-transpeptidase; the protein is MKFSPSRLLSPAALAVVALALGACATVEPSGHRTSFTYDPAVTPAKNPHNIRLALSTSAQRLYVVENGTVLLATPVSVGKPSDPTPHGNFTIYSKQATKRRVSEPGSGYPMTYWMEFKSAYGIHWGFVKPVPCTHGCVRTPLKAVKKIYAMIPVGTPINISTTQPWDATIGKQLPVLDDSRLPDPPMAYLLSPKVFADAQQGKMWNF
- a CDS encoding N-acetylmuramoyl-L-alanine amidase, coding for MRSFLFAIYLLAMAASGRAAFSTVVIDAGHGGHDAGGIPSNIIPEKNVALDVALRVQACLKRAGLRTVMTRSSDVFVPLPQRVAIANAQRNAIFVSIHFNSGLRRGACGIEAFYNSSKGAVLARCIQRCAMTTTKGENRGVKPATFYVLRKNKLVSALVECGFLTNPQDTALARSKDYRQALATQIARGILQYRAL
- a CDS encoding VOC family protein, translating into MNPQTPKLTASAPVFLVRDVFAAAAHYRDALGFADDEFYGEPPSFVILHRDGMYLMLKQAENPAHVVPHWTVSPKLCQAYFWVSDADALHAEFVSRGATIDYGPCTQPYGCREFGIQDLDGYDVSFGQVL
- a CDS encoding glycosyltransferase codes for the protein MEKKRVMILSASVGSGHMKAADALDRAFRAHPEVGEVLSDDSLDHTNPLHKQFYSGLYKRLSEVTPHFLGWWYETSDDPWATDRVRVLLDLAQAQPLISLIKDFHPDHIICTHFMPAGVIAHLLRRKTVETKLSIVVTDYHFHAMWLARAFHHYFVSQDEDKIHMEALGLPADRITVSGIPIDPAFEQSVDRDAVFARHGLDPARPVLLLAGGTLGLSPAAAVVKRLLGMTDADAAFQVVVICGRNEDLKNQIAEMTSDDRGRFHVLGYTTEMRELMGIATLILTKPGGLTTAEALASGLPMVILDPIGGQEERNADMLLENGAAIKCTEVTLLAHKLSTLLNDPERLAYMAANCRRLGRPAAARTVADAVLYELQPEPRRISRKEEKKMREAVSEG